In a genomic window of Pangasianodon hypophthalmus isolate fPanHyp1 chromosome 1, fPanHyp1.pri, whole genome shotgun sequence:
- the ccdc106a gene encoding coiled-coil domain-containing protein 106a, with protein sequence MNDAETATRKHASSQELQTPKNEDAYEISIPFEENNYEQQGGFYNQNDQNFDSQCNDPPAPASSYLLITNLRTQLQISLEKNSWLQKRIEDLEEERDFLRCQLDRFIFSTKSQESNGNDARSFSWRRRRENEREQQAEVQRSANRQSFPQRPAQQPPTNAKVMSTGSGPISAQMSSMFGPSHSQPLLHSHGGGGSSSGSSSNNRSMNDLPESLSLLGEDEEYLEDSYLEEDEIMSGEDVMPENMTIRNMGAPGRPPGGHPALKRRRVFRIARGRERQRVKDAAGVLFRYKKILVTYQRLKNMSKAFQIHGVDRNTVASTTPIAELLLVAPEKLAEVGEFDPSKEKLLDYARRCYIALDPQTRSKVQALKKNNLLLPISYRLKGADGR encoded by the exons ATGAACGATGCAGAAACAGCCACTAGGAAGCATGCAAGTTCCCAAGAGTTGCAAA CCCCCAAAAATGAGGATGCATATGAAATCTCCATCCCATTTGAGGAGAACAACTATGAACAGCAGGGTGGCTTTTACAACCAGAATGATCAAAACTTCGACAGTCAGT GCAATgatcctccagctcctgcaaGCTCATACTTGCTGATCACGAATCTGCGCACACAGCTGCAGATTTCTCTGGAAAAGAACTCGTGGCTGCAGAAACGCATCGAAGACCTGGAAGAGGAGAGAGACTTCCTGCGCTGTCAACTCGACCGCTTTATATTCTCCACCAAGAGTCAGGAAAGCAACG gTAATGATGCTCGCAGTTTCTCGTGGAGGAGACGACGAGAGAATGAACGTG AACAGCAAGCAGAGGTTCAGCGTTCAGCCAACCGTCAGTCCTTCCCACAACGGCCTGCTCAGCAGCCTCCAACTAACGCCAAGGTCATGAGCACTGGTTCTGGGCCAATTAGTGCCCAGATGAGTTCCATGTTTGGTCCCTCCCACTCTCAGCCTCTCCTACACAGCCATGGAGGTGGAGGTAGCAGCAGTGGCAGTAGTAGTAACAACAGATCTATGAATGATCTACCAG AGTCACTCTCACTTTTGGGAGAAGACGAAGAATATTTGGAGGACAGCTACCTGGAAGAAGATGAAATTATGTCTGGGGAGGATGTGATGCCGGAAAACATGACTATAAGGAATATGGGTGCTCCTGGGAGGCCCCCTGGGGGCCACCCCGCCCTGAAGAGGAGGAGAGTCTTCAGAATAgccagaggcagagagagacagagag TGAAAGATGCTGCTGGGGTGTTGTTCCGCTATAAGAAGATTCTGGTGACGTACCAGCGGCTGAAGAACATGTCCAAGGCCTTCCAGATCCATGGTGTGGACCGTAACACAGTGGCCTCCACAACCCCCATTGCAGAGCTGCTTCTTGTGGCTCCAGAGAAGCTGGCTGAGGTAGGCGAGTTCGACCCGTCCAAGGAGAAGCTGCTGGACTATGCACGGCGTTGCTACATCGCTTTGGACCCCCAAACCCGCAGCAAAGTTCAGGCGCTGAAGAAGAACAATCTGCTACTCCCAATCTCTTATAG GTTGAAAGGAGCTGATGGCCGGTAA